The DNA sequence CCGCCCGGCACCCCGTGCAGTTGCTGCGCTCGCTGTCCAACCGGCGCTGGTCGGAGCGGACCATCATCGGCCTGGTCATGCAGTCGCTCGACAACTCCCTGACCACCTACCGCAAGCCCGGCGGCATCGGGAAAGGGCTGCTCACCGCCCGCCAGGGCCACGGAGCGCCCAACCCCGTACAGATCGCCGAGGCCACGCGGGCGGCGACGCTGCTGGCCGAGGAGATCAACGGATTCCCCGGCAGCAACGTCGGCGAGCTGATGGGCACCCCGCTGACGGCGCACTTCCTCGGCGGCTGCCCGATCGGCGCCTCGCCCGAGGAGGGCGTGGTCGACCCCTACCACCGGCTCTACGGGCACCCGGGCATCTCGGTGGTGGACGGCTCGGCGGTCTCCGCGAACCTCGGGGTCAACCCGTCGCTGACGATCACCGCGCAAGCGGAACGGGCGATGTCCTACTGGCCGAACAACGGCGAGCGCGACCCGCGCCCGGAGCAGGGGGCGTCCTACGCCCGCCTGGACGCCGTGGAACCGGTCCGCCCGGCGGTACCGAAGGAGGCCTTCGGGGCGCTCCGCCTGCCGTTCCTGGCGGTACCGGAGGTGCCGCCGCGCACGGCGCCCCCCGCCGCGTAGCCGCCGGCGCCGATGGGCCGCTGAACGACTTCGGCGGGCACCGCACTCCCCCTCCGAGCGCGGTACCCGCCGAACTACAAGCAAGACAGCCGCCCGGCCCGGATGGTTGTACCGGAAACCGGCGACGGAGGTGTGGCGTCCGTCACACACCCAAGAGGGCAACCGTGGAGGGCCTTCGCGTGTCAAGACCGTCATGAGAAAGCACATCTCCCTGCTGGCGGCAGCCGGCCTGGCGGCCGTCGGCCTGGCGGCCGTCGGCCTGGCCGCCACCCCTGCGAACGCCGCGGACCCGGTGTTCACGCTCACCAGCCCGGCGGAGATCGGCCTGCACCCGCATCCCGGGGGCGCCGCGAAGCCGCAGACGGCCACGGTCGGCTTCGTCGTCGAGAACGAGACCGGCAAGAACTTCGGCGAGCAGAGCACCTACACGATCGACCTGACCCCCCTCAAGGGCGTCGCCGACGTGAAGCTCACCCCGGAGCGGGCCAACGACTGCACCCTCACGGCGGCGAAGGTCACGTGCACGGACTGGTCGGTCCGGACGTACGCCAGCGAGGTCGTGGCCCTGGACCTCACCGCCGTCAAGGGCAGCAAGACCGGCACGGTCGCCGACCTGACGATGACCGGCGCGGTGCAGGGCGCCACCTTCAAGCCCACCACCACCAGGGTCAAGGTCGGCGGCCCGGACCTGGTGCTGGAAGAGGCCAAGCTGAAGGCGAAGCTCGTTCCGGGCGAGTCCCAGCCGCTCCCGGTCGTCTTCGCCAACGCGGGCACCGAGTCCGTCAAGGGCGTGGCGCTGGAACTGAACACCACGCACGGCATGGGCCTGGTCGAGCAGTACGACAACTGCGCCTACAGCGAGGACCGCGGCGACGACGAGCCCTGGAACGTGGGCTGGGCCAGGACGGTCTGCACCTTCGACAACGAGATCAAGCCGGGCGAGATCTGGGAGATCGCCGGCGCGCTCACACTCAAGGCCGCTCCGCACGCCTTCATCGACGAGCTGATCTACGGGGTGCACGCGGCCGGCTCCGAGCCGAAGTCCACGCAGAAGCTCAGCACGCCCCGCACGGGCAAGAAGCTGGGCCTCAAGGCGCGCTCGGCCAAGGCCGCTCCGAACGCGGCGGACCTGGACCCGTGGAACAACCGGCACGAGTTCGGCTTCTCGGTGAAGAACACCGCCGACCTGGTGGCCGCCCCCACCTTCGTGAAGGGCAAGGCGGGCGAGACGGTCAAGGCCGACATCGGCTTCCGCAACGACGGCCCCGCGTGGGTCGCCTACCTCCGCTCGGGCGAGGAGGTCGCCATGGTGGACATCGTGATCCCGGCGGGCGCGAAGGTCACCAAGGCCCCGAAGTCCTGCAGGTCCGTCACGGCCTCGGGGGGCTACCGCGAGGGTCAGCTGGGCGCACCGCGCTACTTCTGCCCGACCTCGCACGTCATCGGGGAGAAGGAGAAGTTCGTCTTCCCGTTCGAGCTGAAGATCGAGAAGGTCATCGCGGAGGCAACCGGGTCCGTCACGGTCGGCACCTGGTCACCCGAGGGTGCCGCGCCGATCGGCTGGGACCCGAAGCACGCCAACGACAAGGCCGCCTTCGTGATCAACGGCAAGCAGATCACGCCCACGCCGACGCCGGCTCCGACCACTCCCGGCCCGAAGCCGACGTCTTCCACGAGCCCGACGGCCACGCCGGGTACGAGCACCACTCCGAGCCCGGGCACCAGTACCGGCAACGGCAAGACGCCGAACGGCGGCCTCGCCGAGACCGGCGCCACCGCCGGGCCGATCCTGATGGCCGGTGCGGCGCTCGTGGCCGCCGGTGGCGTGGTGTTCCTGGTGTTCCGCCGACGGGCCACCGGCCGCGCGTAACGGCGTAGGCGGGGGAACCAGCGCGGGGACAACGGGGGAACCGCGCGGGGGAACAACGGGGGAAACCAAGCGGGGGGACCGCGGGGGAAACCGCGGGGGAAAGAGAAGAACGGCCGGTCCGGGGCGTCCCCCGGGCCGGCCGTCCTCGTGTGGTGACCGGGCTGCTGTCCCCTGCCGTCCGGTCACATGAAGGAGCGAGGTCCCACGACGCACGCCCGGCAGGGGGTGCGTCTCATCGCTCCAGCGAGCCACGCGTGGTGCTGCGGTCCCGCACCTGGCTGGCACGGTCATCCGCATCAACGAAGGGCCGCGGGGGCGGTCACGGTCCGGACGGGTGACGAACAGGCGTCACGGGACGGCCGCGGGACCCGGCGCGTGCCTCACACCCGGCCCCGGCACAGCTCCAGCAGGGTCATCGCGAGCGTGGTGCCGGGCTTGCCGAGGGCGTCGCTCCAGTGGGTCAGGACCTCCATCTCGCGGGACAGGTGCACCCGGCGCCCGCCCGAGCCGATCCGGGCCTCCTGGATGACGGTCGAGACGGCCATCCGTTCCTGGATCAGGCCGATGATCCGGTCGTCGATGGCGTCGATCCGCTCGCGGGAGCCGGCGATCAGCTGCTCGGGGGCGATCGGGTTCGAGATCGTGGTCGAGAGAGTGGTCGTGCTCATGGTCGGTCTCCTGTCGGTGGGGTCCGACCGGAGCGGGAACGCCGGAGCGCCCCGGTCCTGTCGGACCGGGGCGCTCTGGGAAGTCAGTGGCTCAAGCGAGCATCACGATGACCCATGGCGACCGGACCGGCCGGTGCCATAGGTAAAGAGGAAGCTCAGCTGCTTGCGCATGGAGGGATTATGGCCCTCTGTCCCGCTCCGTGCCAAGCCGGTTCGGACACTGAGACGAAGAGGGGTATCCGTCCCCCGTTAGAATCGACAAAACAACCCCCTCTTCCGCCGGAAGGCCTGCCCCGTGCCAGAAGCCACCTTCGCCCCCCACGACAGCGCCCCGGACACGGTTCTCGTCGTCGACTTCGGCGCCCAGTACGCGCAGCTCATCGCACGCCGCGTCCGCGAGGCACGGGTCTACTCCGAGGTCGTGGCCAGCACGATGCCCGTGGCCGAGATGCTCGCCAAGAACCCGAAGGCGATCATCCTGTCCGGCGGACCGTCCTCCGTGTACGAGGAGGGCGCCCCCCAGCTCGACGGCGCGATCTTCGAGGCCGGCGTCCCCGTCTTCGGCATGTGCTACGGCTTCCAGCTCATGGCGGTCACCCTCGGCGGCACCGTCGACAACACCGGCTCGCGCGAGTACGGCCGCACCCCGTTGGCCGTCTCCAAGGCCGGATCCACCCTCTTCGAGGGCACCCCCGAGAACCAGTCGGTGTGGATGTCCCACGGCGACGCCTGCTCCGCCGCTCCCGAGGGCTTCACCGTCACCGCGTCGACCGACGTCGTCCCGGTCGCGGCCTTCGAGAACGACGAGAAGAAGCTCTACGGCGTGCAGTACCACCCCGAGGTGATGCACTCCACGCACGGCCAGCAGATCCTGGAGCACTTCCTCTACCGCGGTGCGGGCCTGCAGCCCACCTGGACCCCCGGCAACATCGTCGAGGAGCAGGTCGCCCTCATCCGCGAGCAGGTCGGCGACAAGCGCGCCATCTGCGGCCTGTCCGGCGGCGTGGACTCCGCGGTCGCCGCGGCCCTCGTGCAGAAGGCCATCGGCTCGCAGCTCACCTGCGTGTACGTGGACCACGGCCTGATGCGCAAGGGCGAGACCGAGCAGGTCGAGAAGGACTTCGTCGCCGCCACCGGCGTGCAGCTGAAGGTCGTCGACGCCCAGGAGCGCTTCCTGAACGCGCTGGCCGGGGTCTCCGACCCGGAGACCAAGCGCAAGATCATCGGACGCGAGTTCATCCGCGTCTTCGAGGCGGCCCAGCTGGAGATCCTCCAGGAGGACGGCCCGGCGGTGGCCTTCCTGGTCCAGGGCACCCTGTACCCGGACGTCGTCGAATCCGGCGGCGGCACCGGCACCGCCAACATCAAGTCCCACCACAACGTGGGCGGGCTCCCCGACGACATCGAGTTCGAGCTCGTCGAGCCGCTGCGCCAGCTGTTCAAGGACGAGGTCCGGATGGTCGGCCAGGAGCTCGGCCTGCCCGCCGAGATCGTCCAGCGCCAGCCGTTCCCCGGCCCCGGCCTGGGCATCCGCATCGTCGGTGAGGTCACCAAGGAGCGTCTGGACCTGCTCCGCGAGGCCGACGCCATCGCCCGCCACGAGCTCACTGCGGCCGGCCTGGACCGCGAGATCTGGCAGTGCCCGGTCGTCCTGCTGGCCGATGTCCGCAGCGTCGGCGTCCAGGGTGACGGCCGTACGTACGGCCACCCGATCGTGCTGCGCCCCGTCTCCTCCGAGGACGCGATGACCGCGGACTGGACGCGCATGCCCTACGAGGTGCTCGCGCGGATCTCCACCCGCATCACCAACGAGGTGCCGGACGTCAACCGCGTGGTCCTGGACTGCACGAGCAAGCCCCCGGGCACCATCGAGTGGGAGTAGGTCCCCACTCGCCCCTGTAGGTGACGAGGCCGCCGCTCCCGCGCAGGGAGCGGCGGCCTCGCCGCGTGTATGGCCTCTTCGGCCGGTCGCCGGTACTTTGCGCCGCGACCTTGAAGGAGGGGCCATGGCCGAGCAGCCAGCAGGGACACGCGTACTCCCACCCGCACCCGTGCCCACCGGGCGGCTGGGCTTCGAGATGCCGCCCGTGTTCGCCACCGCCGGGGAGGAGCGTGCCCACCGCAAGGAACGGCTCGCCGGGGTGCTGCGGCTGCTGGGGAGGCTCGGGTACGAGGACGGGGTGGGCGGACACGTCAGCGCCCGGGACCCGGAGTTCGAGGACTGCTACTGGGTGAACCCCTTCGGCCGGGCCTTCGGCGCGATCGGCCCCGACGACCTGCTGCTGGTCGACGGGGAGGGGCGGGTCCGCCAGGGGGAGCGCAGGGTCAACCAGTTGGCCTTCGCCGTGCACGCGGCCGTCCACCGTGCCCGGCCCGCCGTGGTGGCCGTCGTCCGCACGCAGGCCCCGTACGGCAGGGCACTCGCCGCGCTCGGCGAACTGCTCGCCCCCGTCACCCAGGAGGCCTGCGCCTTCTACGAGGACCACGCGCTGCTCGACGAGTTTTTGGGCGGCGGCGCCTTGGGCGGTGGGGTCGCGGGCTACGGGGACGCCGAGCGGATCGCGGGCGCGCTCGGTCCCTACAAGGCGCTGGTCCTGCGGAACCTCGGGGTGCTGACGGTCGGCGACTCGGTGGAGGCGGCCGCCTGGTGGTTCATCGCTGCGGAGCGGGCCGCGCAGGTGCAGCTGATCGCGCGGGCGGCCGGGAAAGCGGTGCTCATCAGCCACCACAGCGCCCTCGCGACCCGGGAGCGGTTCGGGTCGGATCTGGCGGCGTGGGTGAACTGCCAGCCGCTCCTGGAGGCCGCCGGAGCGGGTGCGTCAACATCATGAACGGTTAATCACCTGCTCTGACATCGTGCGCAATCCGGAACACTGCCCCAGTGGTGCACAATTCGCTGGCATCGCACCGGAGTTCAGAGAGGCGGCACGTTCGTGGCTGTCCAAGAGATGTCCAGAAGCACCCATACCGCGGCCTGCGCCTGCGAGGACTGCACACGAGAGGGGCACCGCCGCGCGGTCGCAGCGTTCCTGGAGAAGCGCGACGAGTTCGCCTCGGGGCAGGGAGTGCCGGCCGCCGTGGCCCACTCCCTCGGAGCCTCCCGGCAGTGGGTCTCCGACGAGCTGACCCTGTCCGCCCGGACGGTCGCCGACCGGGGCCGGGAGGCGGGCAGCTCCTGGCTCTACCTGTTCTCCCGGCGGGCCGTCCTCGCCGTGTGGATCGCCGCCGGGGTGCTGCTCCTGGTCCAGGTCGGCACCGCACTCGGCACCGGCTGGTCCACGGCGCGCACCGCCGGGCTGCTGGCCGCGCTGGTCCTGGCCGCCCTGCTGACGGTGGCGGCCCGCGCGCAGACCCTCCGGGGCGGTCTGCTGGCCCCGCTGGTCGGCGAGGACAACCGGCTGTCCACCTCGAAGGCGGTACCGAGCGCCTGGCTGGTGCTCACCGCCTTCGCGACGCTGCTGCCCGCGCTGCGGCTCGCGGCCTCCTCGCCGGGACCCGAGCGCCAGGCCCTGTACGAGGGGCTCGCGCTCGACCGGGCGCTGCCGCTGCTGGCGGTGCTCGGGCTGACCTCGGGGGTCGCGGTGCTGGTGCGCCGGGTGGTCTCCGTACGGATCATGGGGCAGCGGTTGCAGAAGCTGCCGGCGGACCGGCCGACCGGGGCGGACCTGCTGACGGACGACGCGGGCCGGGGCTCCTTCCCGGACGCCCAGTACGTCCTGGTCTCCACCGTGGTGCTGGGCTTCGCGGCGGTCTCGCTGGCCCGGTTCCCGGACCGGCTGCCGGCGCTGCCGTGGGCGCTGGCACTGCTGGTGGCGCTGTCGGCGGCCGTGTACCTGGCGGCGAAGTACGCGGAGGGCAGCCGCCCGCTGGTCCTGTCGGTGGTGCGCAGACGCGAGCCCGGGGACCTGGACGCGGCGATCCGCCCCGGGGACGACATCGAGATCCGCGGCGTGGGCTTCGTCCCTCCGGGGGCGCAGACGCCGGAGATGCTGGCCCGGCTGGTGGTCCGAGTGGGCGCGGTCCATGTGCACGTACCGCTGGTCCCGGTGGCGGGCGGCTTCATCAACCCGTCCGACGCCGTGCTGACCGTGCCGGTCCCGGCGGAAGTGGAGCCCGGGCGTATCGAGATCCAGGTCGTCACCGCCGCGGGGGTGGAATCAAACCGGTGCACCATCGACGTGGCGGAGTGAAGCGGGTACACATAGCGCGTGACCCGAACTGACGTCCCCTCCGGCGCCCCTGACGCTCCCACCGGACCGAGCGGCTTGCGCGGCCTGCGCGAGCTCGCCGCCCGCCACGCGCTCCTGCCCCTGCGGATCTTCCTCGGCGTGACCTTCGTCTACGCCGGCCTGGACAAGCTGACCGACTCGGCGTTCCTCAGGGCCACCGGCAGCGGCTCCATCGGCGAACTGATGAACGGGGTGCGCGACACCTCGGCGGTCCCGGCCCTGGTGGACCTGGCCCTGAAGGCGCCCGTCGGCTTCGCCGTGGCCCTGGCCATCGGGGAACTCCTGGTCGGCCTGGGGGTCCTGGCCGGACTGCTGACCCGGATCGCGTCCGTCGGCGGGGCCCTGATCTCGCTCAGCCTGTGGCTCACCGTGTCCTGGGCGGTGACCCCGTACTACTACGGCAACGACCTGATCTACCTGCTGGCCTGGACCCCGCTGGTCCTCGCCGGGGCGCCCTATCTGTCGCTGGACTCGCTGATCCGGTCGCGCCGGTCGCGGCGCACGGCGTAGGTCACCAGCCCGGCGACGGCGGCGAAGGCGAGACCGCCCGCGGTCATCATCAGGACGAAGAACCAGGGCGGATCGGCCTCGCCCGCCGCGCCGAGGAGATAGAGCACCCCGGCCGACATCAGGACCAGTCCCGCGATCAGCCGTCCCGGCTGGAACTCATGACGCCGCACGGGCCACCTCCACCTGTCCCACACCCGCGCTGAGGTGCAATTCGATCGTGCCGCCGGCCTTGGTGCCCGAGTCGGGGGGCAGGGTCGCCTCCCGGG is a window from the Streptomyces sp. NBC_01244 genome containing:
- the guaA gene encoding glutamine-hydrolyzing GMP synthase, which translates into the protein MPEATFAPHDSAPDTVLVVDFGAQYAQLIARRVREARVYSEVVASTMPVAEMLAKNPKAIILSGGPSSVYEEGAPQLDGAIFEAGVPVFGMCYGFQLMAVTLGGTVDNTGSREYGRTPLAVSKAGSTLFEGTPENQSVWMSHGDACSAAPEGFTVTASTDVVPVAAFENDEKKLYGVQYHPEVMHSTHGQQILEHFLYRGAGLQPTWTPGNIVEEQVALIREQVGDKRAICGLSGGVDSAVAAALVQKAIGSQLTCVYVDHGLMRKGETEQVEKDFVAATGVQLKVVDAQERFLNALAGVSDPETKRKIIGREFIRVFEAAQLEILQEDGPAVAFLVQGTLYPDVVESGGGTGTANIKSHHNVGGLPDDIEFELVEPLRQLFKDEVRMVGQELGLPAEIVQRQPFPGPGLGIRIVGEVTKERLDLLREADAIARHELTAAGLDREIWQCPVVLLADVRSVGVQGDGRTYGHPIVLRPVSSEDAMTADWTRMPYEVLARISTRITNEVPDVNRVVLDCTSKPPGTIEWE
- a CDS encoding peptidase gives rise to the protein MRKHISLLAAAGLAAVGLAAVGLAATPANAADPVFTLTSPAEIGLHPHPGGAAKPQTATVGFVVENETGKNFGEQSTYTIDLTPLKGVADVKLTPERANDCTLTAAKVTCTDWSVRTYASEVVALDLTAVKGSKTGTVADLTMTGAVQGATFKPTTTRVKVGGPDLVLEEAKLKAKLVPGESQPLPVVFANAGTESVKGVALELNTTHGMGLVEQYDNCAYSEDRGDDEPWNVGWARTVCTFDNEIKPGEIWEIAGALTLKAAPHAFIDELIYGVHAAGSEPKSTQKLSTPRTGKKLGLKARSAKAAPNAADLDPWNNRHEFGFSVKNTADLVAAPTFVKGKAGETVKADIGFRNDGPAWVAYLRSGEEVAMVDIVIPAGAKVTKAPKSCRSVTASGGYREGQLGAPRYFCPTSHVIGEKEKFVFPFELKIEKVIAEATGSVTVGTWSPEGAAPIGWDPKHANDKAAFVINGKQITPTPTPAPTTPGPKPTSSTSPTATPGTSTTPSPGTSTGNGKTPNGGLAETGATAGPILMAGAALVAAGGVVFLVFRRRATGRA
- a CDS encoding DoxX family protein, coding for MTRTDVPSGAPDAPTGPSGLRGLRELAARHALLPLRIFLGVTFVYAGLDKLTDSAFLRATGSGSIGELMNGVRDTSAVPALVDLALKAPVGFAVALAIGELLVGLGVLAGLLTRIASVGGALISLSLWLTVSWAVTPYYYGNDLIYLLAWTPLVLAGAPYLSLDSLIRSRRSRRTA
- a CDS encoding chorismate mutase — its product is MSTTTLSTTISNPIAPEQLIAGSRERIDAIDDRIIGLIQERMAVSTVIQEARIGSGGRRVHLSREMEVLTHWSDALGKPGTTLAMTLLELCRGRV
- a CDS encoding class II aldolase/adducin family protein; translation: MAEQPAGTRVLPPAPVPTGRLGFEMPPVFATAGEERAHRKERLAGVLRLLGRLGYEDGVGGHVSARDPEFEDCYWVNPFGRAFGAIGPDDLLLVDGEGRVRQGERRVNQLAFAVHAAVHRARPAVVAVVRTQAPYGRALAALGELLAPVTQEACAFYEDHALLDEFLGGGALGGGVAGYGDAERIAGALGPYKALVLRNLGVLTVGDSVEAAAWWFIAAERAAQVQLIARAAGKAVLISHHSALATRERFGSDLAAWVNCQPLLEAAGAGASTS